The DNA sequence GCACATTGACATTGGAACAGGTAAAGGTAATTGTTTTTGAAAAAGAGCATGCGGCAGCATCAGCAGGTAGTATGGAGAGGGTGAAGGAAAGCCATGAGGCGGTCCGGAAGATTGTTGAAGAAGAAAGGGTCATTTATGGCATCAACACCGGCTTTGGGAAGTTCAGCGATGTGCTCATTAACCAGAAGGATGTAAAGGCGCTTCAGCTGAATCTGATTCGTTCCCATGCATGCGGGGTGGGGGAGCCTTTTCCGGAGTCTGTTTCAAGGGCGATGCTGCTACTGAGGGCTAATGCGCTTTTGAAAGGATTTTCAGGTGTAAGGCCGGAGCTGGTTGAAAGGCTGCTCACTTTCTTAAATGAAGAAATCCATCCTGTCATTCCGCAGCAAGGGTCACTTGGGGCGAGCGGGGATCTTGCACCATTGTCCCATCTTGCTCTTGCTCTGATCGGTGAGGGGGAGGTTTTTTATAAAGGAAAGAGGATGCCTTCATCAGAGGCCATCGAATCTGCCGGACTCCCTCCGTTCCATCTGGAGGCGAAGGAGGGGCTTGCCCTAATCAATGGCACCCAGGCGATGACGAGCATGGGGGCGGTCGCCTATCTGGAAGCCGAGCAGCTGGCTTTTCAAAGTGAGATGATCGCTGCAATGACGATGGAGGGCCTAAACGGCATCACAGACGCATTTGATGAAAGAATCCATCAGGCCCGCGGCTACCAGCAGCAGATAGATACAGCCGCTCGGATGAGGGATTATCTGGCCGGTAGCAGGCTGACGACCGTTCAAGGTGAGCTGCGTGTCCAGGATGCCTATTCTCTCCGGTGCATCCCCCAGGTTCATGGGGCAAGCTGGCAGGCGCTCGATTATGTAAAAGAAAAATTGGAGATTGAAATGAATGCGGCGACCGATAATCCGCTGATTTTTGATGAGGGGGAAAAGGTCATTTCCGGCGGGAATTTTCATGGGCAGCCGATTGCGTTTGCGATGGATTTTATGAAAATTGCTGTTGCGGAGCTGGCCAATATTTCGGAAAGAAGAATCGAGCGCCTCGTCAATCCACAGCTCAGTGACCTGCCTGCTTTCTTAAGTCCGGAGCCTGGCCTGCAGTCAGGTGCGATGATCATGCAATACAGTGCGGCCTCTCTGGTTTCGGAAAATAAGACGCTGGCACATCCGGCGAGCGTTGATTCTATTCCGTCCTCCGCCAACCAGGAGGATCATGTAAGCATGGGGACGATTGGATCCCGCCATGCGTGGCAGATCATCCAGAATGCGACCCGGGTGCTGGCGATCGAGCTGATCTGCGCGATGCAGGCAGCCGAGTTCAGGGGTGTTGAAAAAATGGCCTCTAAAACAAGAAAAATCTACGAAAAAGCAAGGGAAATCGTCCCATCCATTACAAAAGACAGGGTATTCTCAAAGGATATTGAAAATTGTGCGGCCTGGCTGAAGGAAGGAATAATGAAATAAGGGGAGGACTGCCTCCCCTTATGTTTAATCTTCTTCTTCGATCCGGTTTTTGAAGGCTTCCTGGACGACGATGAATTCTTCATCCTCAATCGCGTCCTTAGAGTGCCTTTCCACTAGCGTCCCCTCAGGGAATTTTCCGGGATGCCCTTTTCGTTTATGGTCAAAATGCTCTCCGCGTGACATAAGCAGATCGTCTCCTTTCATAGGTGGAAATCGGTTCTTTCCGTAGCTTTCCCGCCCCGGCCGCCGGATATGTGCGCAAAACTTGTTCAGCTTTTGCAGGAAGTGCATATCTATATTGATATATAGCAAATTAGAAAGGAGCGGTGCATATGCGGGAAGCGTTCCAGGCGGAGGATCTGGCCAAACAGCCCATGCCTTTTACAGCTTCAAAAGGGGATCCAGCCCCGCTGTTTACAGCGGATGCTGTGATTGACCAGGGAATCCAGAAGGTCAGCCTGCAGGATTTCCAGGGCCAGTGGGTGCTGCTGTTTTTTTACCCCAGTGATTTCACCTTTGTCTGACCGACAGAATTGGCGGCGGTCGCCGCTATTTATCCTTATGTAAAGAACATGAATGTGGAAGTCCTTGCCATCAGCACGGACAGCGTCTATTCCCACAAAGTGTTCAAAGAAACATCGCCTTCCCTGAAGCATGTGACCTTCCCGCTCCTGAGCGACCGGACCCACAGCATCAGCAAGGCATACCGCGTGCTTGATGAAAATTCAGGTGCGTCCTTCCGGGCATCTGTGTTCTTGAACCCGGAGCAGATCATCCAGGCAAAACTGATTTATCCCGGCAATATCGGCCGCAATCTCCATGAGCATGTCCGCATCCTTCAGGCCCTCCAATATGCAAAACAGACTGGCAAAGGCACACCTGCCAACTGGATGCCGGGCCAGCAGGGGATGATGAGCGACCCGAATATGATTGGGAAAATATAAATTGGAGCTGCTGGTATAGGAATGCAGCAGGGAACAGTGGTATCCAAAAAAAGAAGACCCGCCTTCCTTAAAGCGGGTCTTTCAGCTTGATATATGAACTGCGGAACGCAGGCTGCCTAGTCTTTAACCGTACTCTGCTTGGCATTCACAATCAGCGGGTTCAAGCCTGAACCTGTTCTTTTGACCTGTGTGGCGCCTTCTGTGTTCTGGCCTTCCAGATAGGAAGCATATTTTCTGTTCCAGTATTTCATGGACAGATAGATGAAGATGCCGGCAATGATCAAGATGGCAACTGTTGCTGGCCAGAAGGCTGGGGAAACGACAGCAGCTTCATAAGCAAGGCCGATTTTTGAAAAGACGATATACGTAAAAGCGACGAGCGAGAGAAGAATGATGGAAACCGGAATGACGCCCTTCCAGGGAACCATATTCACCTGGGCATCTGCACGGAAATGATAGGCAGAGGCTCTCGGCTTTATTTTTCCGATAATGATCATCATCAGGATTTCGACAGCAAACAGGATGGCATAGATATGGATAAAGTGGATCGGCACCGTATAGCCAAACAGATGGTCAGTGCCCCATACGAGCATATAATAAGCTATCACATGGAAAATGATGACTACTTTCGGTGCCAGTGCCGGGATATATTTCGAGAAAATACCGACGAGTACGATGGCGATGATCGGTATGTTGAAAAATCCAGTGAATCTTCTGATCAGGTCCCAAAGGCCGTCAGATGCGTTCATCAGCATCGGAGAGATGAATAAAGAGACAATGGCGAGAATGGTTCCGAACCATTTGCTGATGCTGATCAGCTTTTCATCACTCACATTAGGATTGATCCTTGGCTTGTAGATATCCAGTGCAAAAAGGGTGGCGGCGCTGTTCAGCAATGAATTGAAGGAGCTGAACACGGCTCCCAGCAGGACCGCAAGGAAAAATCCGGACAGATAGCCGGGCATCACATCTGAAATCAGGGTTGGGTAGGCAAGGTCGACTGATTTCAGCGAATTGCCGTAAAGATGAAAGGCGATAACGCCGGGAATCATCATGAAAACAGGGACAAGCAGCTTATAGAAGCCTGAAATCATAACACCCTTTTGGCCTTCAGCCAGGTTTTTCGCGCCTAATGTACGCTGGATGACATATTGATTAGAAGCCCAGTAGAAGAGATTGGCAAAAATCATCCCGGTAAAAATGGTGCCGAATGGAACAGAATCTTCCTTTGTCCCAATGCTGTTCAATTTTTCAGGATGCTCAGTGGCAATGGTTTTCAGGCCGCTGAAGAAATTGCCGTCACCAAGGGCGAAAAACCCAAGAACCGGGATCAGAATACCGATGATTAGAAGGCCGATCCCGTTTAATGTATCAGAAACAGCAACAGCCTTCAGTCCGCCGAAGATGGCGTAAATGGCTCCGATGATGCCGATGATCCAGATGACGAGCCAAACAGAAGATTGGTATGTAATGCCCAACAGGGACGGCACATCAAACAGCTGCAGCACAGCCAATGCCCCCGAATAAAGCATGGATGGAATAGTAACAAGGATATAGCCAAGCATGAACAGGATGACGGTGTAGCGCCTCACCCCTTCATCAAAGCGCTTGCTTAAAAATTCAGGCAGTGTCGTGAAGTTTCCGCCCAAATACTTTGGCAGCAGATAAACAGCCATGAAGATGATGGCAAAAGCAGCGGTAACTTCCCAGGCCATATTGCTCAAATTGGTCCGGTAGGCCTGTCCATTCAGGCCGATCAGCTGCTCGGCCGACAGGTTTGTCAGCAATAGCGATCCGGCGATGAAGCCCCCTGTCAGTCCCCTCCCTGCCAGGAAATATCCTGTAGAATCGCTGACTGCCCCTTTCGTTTTCACATACGAAATCCAGGCAACGATCGCCATAAAAAAGGCGCAGGATATTAAAGTGAAAGCAATTCCCCCAGTAAACATAGGTGCACTTCCTTTTCTCTTTTTTGTTCGTTTAATAACCTGAAATGGCACATTTCAAACCTTTTGCTCTAGTGGGATATAATGCCATCAGCTTTCAAATAGAGAGAAAGGCATTTTATAATAAAGGAAAGGATTGAAAGGAGG is a window from the Bacillus infantis NRRL B-14911 genome containing:
- the hutH gene encoding histidine ammonia-lyase, giving the protein MIELTGSTLTLEQVKVIVFEKEHAAASAGSMERVKESHEAVRKIVEEERVIYGINTGFGKFSDVLINQKDVKALQLNLIRSHACGVGEPFPESVSRAMLLLRANALLKGFSGVRPELVERLLTFLNEEIHPVIPQQGSLGASGDLAPLSHLALALIGEGEVFYKGKRMPSSEAIESAGLPPFHLEAKEGLALINGTQAMTSMGAVAYLEAEQLAFQSEMIAAMTMEGLNGITDAFDERIHQARGYQQQIDTAARMRDYLAGSRLTTVQGELRVQDAYSLRCIPQVHGASWQALDYVKEKLEIEMNAATDNPLIFDEGEKVISGGNFHGQPIAFAMDFMKIAVAELANISERRIERLVNPQLSDLPAFLSPEPGLQSGAMIMQYSAASLVSENKTLAHPASVDSIPSSANQEDHVSMGTIGSRHAWQIIQNATRVLAIELICAMQAAEFRGVEKMASKTRKIYEKAREIVPSITKDRVFSKDIENCAAWLKEGIMK
- a CDS encoding peroxiredoxin → MPFTASKGDPAPLFTADAVIDQGIQKVSLQDFQGQWVLLFFYPSDFTFVUPTELAAVAAIYPYVKNMNVEVLAISTDSVYSHKVFKETSPSLKHVTFPLLSDRTHSISKAYRVLDENSGASFRASVFLNPEQIIQAKLIYPGNIGRNLHEHVRILQALQYAKQTGKGTPANWMPGQQGMMSDPNMIGKI
- a CDS encoding solute:sodium symporter family transporter, encoding MFTGGIAFTLISCAFFMAIVAWISYVKTKGAVSDSTGYFLAGRGLTGGFIAGSLLLTNLSAEQLIGLNGQAYRTNLSNMAWEVTAAFAIIFMAVYLLPKYLGGNFTTLPEFLSKRFDEGVRRYTVILFMLGYILVTIPSMLYSGALAVLQLFDVPSLLGITYQSSVWLVIWIIGIIGAIYAIFGGLKAVAVSDTLNGIGLLIIGILIPVLGFFALGDGNFFSGLKTIATEHPEKLNSIGTKEDSVPFGTIFTGMIFANLFYWASNQYVIQRTLGAKNLAEGQKGVMISGFYKLLVPVFMMIPGVIAFHLYGNSLKSVDLAYPTLISDVMPGYLSGFFLAVLLGAVFSSFNSLLNSAATLFALDIYKPRINPNVSDEKLISISKWFGTILAIVSLFISPMLMNASDGLWDLIRRFTGFFNIPIIAIVLVGIFSKYIPALAPKVVIIFHVIAYYMLVWGTDHLFGYTVPIHFIHIYAILFAVEILMMIIIGKIKPRASAYHFRADAQVNMVPWKGVIPVSIILLSLVAFTYIVFSKIGLAYEAAVVSPAFWPATVAILIIAGIFIYLSMKYWNRKYASYLEGQNTEGATQVKRTGSGLNPLIVNAKQSTVKD